The genomic stretch TGAGTACAGCGATCCCGAGCACCCGGTACACAAACGATGTGCGGCTCACAAGACCAGGATTTTTGAACTCCTGAAGCAGCACGCCCGGGAAATCTGCAGTTCAGAAGCCGATGCAGAAGAGTTGGCTAATGCGCTGTTTTTGTTGAAAGAGGGCGCCATTGTTAAAGCGCATGTTGAAGGCGATCTGGACGCAGCACTAAAGGCTAAGGGGGTTGCCTCAAGAATGATATCGCCGCACTGAGACACAGTGCGGCAATATTCGAGTGGTTAACGATACCTTGAAACGGGCACATTCAGTCCGGAGGATCTCTGGCAATCCCGTTCGCTGGACAGTTTACCGAGCATGAAAACGCAGAATGGGACGCAGTAGGTCAAGACTGCCGGCAGCCATTGAATTTTCTGATATCCGAACAGCGCATCATGTTGGTTGATCAGCAATAGAATCGAACCTACCACAAGGGCAACCTTTGCTGCCTGTTTGTGGTAACGCCGGAACAGTTCAAGCAACTGCATGGGATGCCTCCTCACGTTCTATCTTTTTCAACTGTTCTGCCGCATTCCGGAAGGCGGTGCGAACACCCTCTTCAATAACCGGGTGATAGAAAGGCATCCCGAGTATCTCGTTTACCGTTAGAGACTGTTGCACGGCCCAGGCCAGAAGGTGACCAATATGCTCCGCAGCCGGTCCAAACATTTCTGCGCCAAGCAGAATGCCGCTGTGCTTGTCTGCGTAGACCTTAAGCATGCCCTGGTTTTTGGCCATTACGCGGCTTCTTCCCTGGTTGTGAAAGCTGACCGCCCCAGTGATGAAGGTGTGTGGCGCCAATTCGTGCGCTCGCTTGCCTATGCTGGCAACCTGGGGGTCGGAAAAGACAACGCCCAACCCGGCCCGTCGATGGCCGCGTTCCACAGTGGGAAAGGTTCCCGCGTTGCTGCCCGCGATACGCCCCTCATCTGAAGCCTCATGCAACAGGGGCAACTCATTGTTAGCGTCACCCGCAATGAATATGTGCGGTGCACTGGTTTGCATGGTGTACCTATCAGAGTCTGGAACGCCGCGGGCGTCCAGGGCGATGCCGGTATTCTCGAGGCCGAGTTTGTCAGTGTTGGGAATGCGACCGGTTGCGGCCAGTACATAATCAACCACTACCGTGTGAACGATGCCTCCGGATGTGCGATAGGTCACCTGCACGCCGTTCAGGGTTTCCTTTGCTGCGAGGACTTCCGCGTGAAGGACGAGATCAAATTCGGACTGGAAAGTATCCGCAGCAATTTTCCGGATTTCGGAGTCGGCAATTCCACCGACCGATTCGTTGCGCGACAGCATCGTAACGTTGACGTTGAGTCGGCTTAGGGCCTGCCCCAATTCCAGACCGATAACACCGGCCCCGACAACAAGTACGGATGTCGGAAGATGTTCCAGTTCGAATACATCGTCGTTAACGAGCAGGCGGTTACCCGC from Marinobacter adhaerens HP15 encodes the following:
- the nrtS gene encoding nitrate/nitrite transporter NrtS translates to MQLLELFRRYHKQAAKVALVVGSILLLINQHDALFGYQKIQWLPAVLTYCVPFCVFMLGKLSSERDCQRSSGLNVPVSRYR
- a CDS encoding dihydrolipoyl dehydrogenase, whose product is MLKRKVDVAIIGTGTAGMGAYREARKHTDSIALIEGSHYGTTCARVGCMPSKLLIAAAEASHGARHAGIFGLNVPTVETDGAAVMERVRRERDRFVGFVVDDVDEFDDSHKVRGYARFVDTHRLQIDNGLEITADRIVIATGSRPFIPEVLEGAGNRLLVNDDVFELEHLPTSVLVVGAGVIGLELGQALSRLNVNVTMLSRNESVGGIADSEIRKIAADTFQSEFDLVLHAEVLAAKETLNGVQVTYRTSGGIVHTVVVDYVLAATGRIPNTDKLGLENTGIALDARGVPDSDRYTMQTSAPHIFIAGDANNELPLLHEASDEGRIAGSNAGTFPTVERGHRRAGLGVVFSDPQVASIGKRAHELAPHTFITGAVSFHNQGRSRVMAKNQGMLKVYADKHSGILLGAEMFGPAAEHIGHLLAWAVQQSLTVNEILGMPFYHPVIEEGVRTAFRNAAEQLKKIEREEASHAVA